A single region of the Deinococcus planocerae genome encodes:
- a CDS encoding ABC transporter ATP-binding protein produces MTATLTERKTVLEARGLTRRFGGLVAVNDVSFDVAEGEIFGLIGPNGAGKTTLFNLMTGLTPPSAGTLMYRGQKVTGLAPHRIAALGMSRTFQNIRLFRALTALENVKIAQHVRTGAGLWAGVFGTARAEEARVEERAWALLDLVGLADRAGERAGNFSYGDQRRLEIARALATEPRVLLLDEPAAGMNTSEKGGLTAFIRQVQGRFDLTVLVIEHHVPLVMNLCDRVAVLNFGQLIAIGDPAAVQRDPRVIEAYLGGE; encoded by the coding sequence ATGACGGCCACCCTGACCGAACGCAAGACCGTGCTGGAGGCGCGCGGCCTGACCCGCCGTTTCGGCGGCCTCGTCGCGGTGAATGACGTGAGCTTCGACGTGGCCGAGGGCGAAATCTTCGGCCTGATCGGACCCAACGGGGCGGGGAAGACCACCCTCTTCAACCTGATGACGGGCCTGACGCCGCCGAGCGCGGGCACGTTGATGTACCGGGGGCAGAAGGTCACCGGCCTCGCCCCGCACCGCATCGCCGCGCTGGGGATGAGCCGCACCTTCCAGAACATCCGGCTTTTCCGGGCGCTGACCGCGCTGGAAAACGTCAAGATCGCCCAGCACGTCCGCACGGGCGCGGGGCTGTGGGCGGGCGTCTTCGGCACCGCGCGGGCGGAGGAGGCGCGGGTGGAGGAGCGGGCGTGGGCGCTGCTCGACCTCGTGGGCCTCGCCGACCGGGCGGGGGAGCGGGCGGGGAACTTCAGTTACGGGGACCAGCGCCGCCTGGAGATCGCCCGCGCCCTCGCCACCGAGCCGCGCGTGCTGCTCCTCGACGAACCGGCGGCGGGCATGAACACCAGCGAGAAGGGCGGCCTGACCGCCTTCATCCGGCAGGTGCAGGGCCGCTTCGACCTCACCGTCCTCGTGATCGAGCACCACGTTCCCCTGGTGATGAACCTCTGCGACCGGGTGGCGGTGCTCAACTTCGGGCAGCTCATCGCCATCGGCGATCCGGCGGCGGTGCAACGCGACCCGAGGGTGATCGAGGCGTACCTGGGGGGTGAGTGA
- a CDS encoding branched-chain amino acid ABC transporter permease has translation MGDFLAQYGFLIVTMVQAGLLGLSLYFPLQAGQLSLASPGFYAVGGYVAAILLTNPAFAGLRESLGGALFPLTWLAAALICGLLGLVVGIPALRLRGIYLALATIAFVEILRVVSLNLEITGGAIGIFGIPQAFGFQDRWQYIWLFGPLLILTLLFARQLERSRVGRAFRAIREDELAADAMGVPPTRYKVLAFVIGAVLAGIVGAMSAPFLNTWNAKQGTFDASIAILAFVLIGGSRNIWGPVVGGALLTAVPEVLRFLADWRLVINGLVLVVASLYLPQGIVGALQGVRRPPPPRRPPSVPVVVEAPGGGS, from the coding sequence ATGGGAGACTTCCTCGCCCAGTACGGCTTCCTGATTGTCACGATGGTGCAGGCGGGCCTGCTGGGCCTGAGCCTGTACTTCCCGCTCCAGGCCGGGCAGCTCAGCCTCGCCAGCCCCGGCTTCTACGCGGTGGGAGGGTACGTCGCCGCCATTCTGCTCACCAATCCGGCCTTCGCGGGCCTGCGCGAGTCGCTGGGAGGGGCTCTCTTCCCGCTCACCTGGCTCGCGGCGGCGCTGATCTGCGGGCTGCTCGGCCTTGTCGTGGGCATCCCCGCCCTGCGGCTGCGCGGTATCTACCTCGCCCTGGCGACCATCGCGTTCGTCGAAATCCTGCGGGTGGTGAGCCTGAACCTGGAGATCACGGGCGGGGCCATCGGCATCTTCGGCATCCCGCAGGCGTTCGGCTTCCAGGACCGCTGGCAGTACATCTGGCTCTTCGGGCCGCTGCTGATCCTCACCCTGCTCTTCGCGCGGCAGCTCGAACGCTCGCGGGTGGGGCGGGCCTTCCGCGCGATCCGCGAGGACGAACTCGCCGCCGACGCGATGGGCGTGCCGCCGACGCGCTACAAGGTCCTCGCCTTCGTGATCGGCGCGGTGCTGGCGGGGATCGTGGGCGCGATGAGTGCCCCCTTCCTGAACACCTGGAACGCCAAGCAGGGCACCTTCGACGCCTCCATCGCCATTCTCGCCTTCGTCTTGATCGGCGGCTCGCGCAACATCTGGGGCCCAGTGGTGGGCGGCGCACTCCTGACCGCGGTGCCCGAGGTGCTGCGCTTCCTGGCCGACTGGCGGCTGGTCATCAACGGCCTCGTGCTCGTCGTGGCGAGCCTGTACCTGCCGCAGGGGATCGTGGGGGCCCTGCAAGGTGTCCGCCGCCCCCCGCCTCCCCGCCGCCCGCCGTCCGTCCCCGTCGTGGTTGAGGCACCGGGAGGAGGGTCATGA
- a CDS encoding branched-chain amino acid ABC transporter permease, which yields MEASQLLQNLLNGLAIGSVYAIFALGYTLVFSILGIINFAHGAVFTLGAYFTYTLVVGQFENNGLLKGVNLFPQGSPLSGNPWAFALATLIGATVAGLVAVLVERLAFRPMRARGADPLLALVSSLGVALVIVNLIQLLVGAEIYNFPSDAYGEVRPALSFQIGERVVIVRTVQIIIFAVSLAMLAVLGYVIGRTKVGKALRAVAESPGTASLLGISVDRFILITFFLSGFLGGLAGTLVGTAFGVAGPYFGVTYGLKGLAVIVLGGLGSIPGAVVGGLVIGLAEAFVPADYSAYKDAVAFALLFVILLVRPQGLLGRVQIQKV from the coding sequence GTGGAAGCCAGCCAACTCCTCCAGAACCTCCTCAACGGTCTCGCCATCGGCAGCGTGTACGCGATCTTCGCGCTGGGGTACACGCTCGTCTTCTCGATTCTGGGCATCATCAACTTCGCGCACGGGGCGGTCTTCACGCTCGGGGCGTATTTCACCTACACGCTCGTCGTCGGGCAGTTCGAGAACAACGGGCTTCTCAAGGGGGTCAACCTCTTCCCGCAGGGCTCGCCGCTCTCGGGAAACCCGTGGGCCTTCGCGCTGGCGACCCTGATCGGGGCGACGGTGGCAGGCCTCGTCGCCGTGCTCGTCGAGCGGTTGGCCTTCCGGCCCATGCGGGCGAGGGGCGCCGACCCCCTCCTCGCGCTGGTCAGCAGCCTGGGCGTGGCGCTCGTCATCGTGAACCTGATTCAGCTCCTCGTGGGCGCCGAAATCTACAACTTCCCCTCCGACGCCTACGGGGAGGTGCGGCCAGCGCTGAGCTTCCAGATCGGCGAGCGGGTCGTCATCGTCCGCACCGTGCAGATCATCATCTTCGCCGTCAGCCTGGCGATGCTGGCGGTGCTGGGGTACGTGATCGGGCGGACGAAGGTGGGCAAGGCGCTGCGGGCGGTGGCGGAAAGTCCGGGCACGGCGAGCCTCCTCGGCATCAGCGTGGACCGCTTCATCCTGATCACCTTCTTCCTGTCGGGCTTCCTGGGCGGCCTGGCAGGCACGCTCGTCGGCACGGCGTTCGGGGTGGCGGGGCCGTACTTCGGGGTGACGTACGGGCTCAAGGGTCTGGCCGTCATCGTGCTCGGCGGGCTGGGGAGCATCCCCGGCGCCGTGGTGGGCGGCCTCGTGATTGGGCTCGCGGAGGCGTTCGTGCCCGCCGATTACAGCGCCTACAAGGACGCGGTGGCCTTCGCTCTGCTCTTCGTCATCCTCCTCGTGCGCCCGCAGGGTCTGCTGGGCCGCGTGCAGATTCAGAAGGTCTGA
- a CDS encoding ABC transporter substrate-binding protein: MKRLALTLTLGLLAAAQAQKVATPVPIGIAVAQTSNTALLGQEQVIGARFAEKFLNARGGINGTPIRLVFQDAAGDENSAINAFQNLITKENVVGIVGPTLSQQAFAADPIAERAKVPVLGPSNTAKGIPQIGEFVARVSAPVAVVAPNAIRQALRLDPKIKKVAVLYAQNDAFSTSETGTFQETAKAQGLNVATVQKFQTTDTDFTTQVTAVLNAGVDLVIVSGLAADGGNLVKQLRQLGYKGLIIGGNGLNTSNIFSVCQRYCDGIIIAQAYSPAQPSAANQVFVKEYRAQYKKDPPQFAAQAYAGVQVMVEALRALDRKKKLAQWDLGELRTALNKQILAGRYNTPLGELRFDKDGEIIQKDFYVAQIKMKDARTGSFVFLK; this comes from the coding sequence ATGAAACGACTGGCCTTGACCCTGACCCTCGGTCTGCTCGCCGCCGCGCAGGCGCAGAAGGTCGCCACGCCCGTGCCCATCGGCATCGCCGTCGCCCAGACGAGCAACACGGCCCTGCTCGGGCAGGAGCAGGTGATCGGGGCGCGCTTCGCCGAGAAGTTCCTGAACGCCCGAGGTGGCATCAACGGCACGCCCATCCGGCTCGTCTTCCAGGACGCGGCGGGCGACGAGAACAGCGCGATCAACGCCTTCCAGAACCTGATCACGAAGGAGAACGTGGTCGGGATCGTGGGGCCGACCCTCTCGCAGCAGGCCTTCGCCGCCGACCCCATCGCGGAGCGGGCCAAGGTGCCCGTGCTGGGGCCGAGCAACACCGCCAAGGGCATCCCGCAGATCGGGGAGTTCGTGGCCCGGGTGTCCGCTCCCGTCGCGGTGGTGGCGCCGAACGCGATCCGGCAGGCGCTGAGGCTCGATCCCAAGATCAAGAAGGTCGCCGTGCTGTACGCGCAAAACGACGCCTTCTCGACCTCGGAGACGGGCACCTTCCAGGAGACGGCCAAGGCGCAGGGCCTGAACGTCGCCACCGTGCAGAAGTTCCAGACGACGGACACCGACTTCACCACCCAGGTGACGGCGGTGCTGAACGCGGGCGTGGACCTCGTGATCGTCTCGGGCCTCGCGGCGGACGGCGGCAATCTCGTCAAGCAGCTCCGGCAGCTCGGGTACAAGGGATTGATCATCGGCGGCAACGGGCTGAACACCTCCAACATCTTTTCGGTGTGCCAGCGCTACTGCGACGGCATCATCATCGCGCAGGCGTACAGCCCGGCCCAACCCAGCGCGGCCAATCAGGTCTTCGTGAAGGAATACCGCGCCCAGTACAAGAAGGACCCGCCCCAGTTCGCCGCCCAGGCCTACGCGGGCGTGCAGGTCATGGTCGAAGCCTTGAGGGCCCTCGACCGCAAGAAGAAGCTCGCCCAGTGGGACCTGGGTGAACTGCGCACGGCCCTGAACAAGCAGATTCTGGCCGGGCGGTACAACACGCCCCTGGGTGAACTGCGCTTCGACAAGGACGGCGAGATCATCCAAAAGGACTTCTACGTCGCGCAGATCAAGATGAAAGACGCGCGGACGGGCTCGTTCGTGTTCCTGAAGTAA
- a CDS encoding acyl-CoA dehydrogenase family protein, giving the protein MIDFTLTDEQKQLQQLARDFARREIIPVAAEYDQKEELPWPVVEKAFEVGLLNASIPEHAGGLGLGMVDECLIGEELAYGCMGIYTVMMASELGLTPILVGGTEEQQRRFLGPLTEKPSLAAFALSEPNNGSDAAGMHTTAVLDGDEWVINGTKMWISNGGVADITVVFATTDRQGGHKATVALVVPKDAPGFSWNKIKHKMGQRASLTSELVFENVRVPRENQLGGLGDGFKIAMKTLDKTRVPVAAGSVGIARRALDESVKYAKERQAFGKPISEFQAIQFKLAEMAMGVETGRLMYQKAAWLVDRGLPHGYESAIAKAYCSDMAFDAANEAIQVHGGYGYVGEYPVEKLLRDVKLNQIYEGTNEIQRVVISRNLLK; this is encoded by the coding sequence ATGATCGACTTCACCCTGACCGACGAACAGAAGCAGCTTCAGCAGCTCGCCCGCGACTTCGCCCGCCGCGAGATCATCCCCGTCGCCGCCGAGTACGACCAGAAAGAAGAGCTGCCCTGGCCGGTGGTGGAAAAGGCCTTCGAGGTCGGCCTGCTCAACGCCTCCATCCCCGAGCACGCGGGCGGCCTGGGCCTGGGCATGGTGGACGAGTGCCTGATCGGTGAGGAACTCGCCTACGGCTGCATGGGCATCTACACGGTGATGATGGCCTCCGAACTCGGCCTCACACCCATCCTCGTGGGCGGCACCGAGGAGCAGCAGCGGCGCTTCCTGGGCCCGCTGACCGAGAAGCCGTCCCTCGCCGCCTTCGCCCTCTCCGAGCCCAACAACGGCTCCGACGCCGCCGGAATGCACACCACCGCCGTCCTCGACGGCGACGAGTGGGTCATCAACGGCACGAAGATGTGGATCAGCAACGGCGGCGTGGCCGACATCACCGTCGTCTTTGCCACCACCGACCGCCAGGGCGGACACAAGGCCACCGTCGCTCTCGTGGTGCCCAAGGACGCGCCCGGCTTCTCCTGGAACAAGATCAAGCACAAGATGGGGCAGCGGGCCTCTCTCACCTCCGAACTCGTCTTCGAGAACGTGCGGGTGCCCAGGGAAAACCAGCTCGGCGGGCTCGGCGACGGCTTCAAGATCGCCATGAAGACGCTCGACAAGACGCGCGTTCCGGTCGCGGCGGGGTCGGTCGGGATCGCCCGGCGCGCCCTCGACGAGAGCGTGAAGTACGCCAAGGAGCGTCAGGCGTTCGGCAAGCCCATCTCCGAGTTCCAGGCGATCCAGTTCAAGCTCGCCGAGATGGCGATGGGCGTGGAGACCGGGCGGCTGATGTACCAGAAGGCCGCGTGGCTGGTGGACCGGGGCCTCCCGCACGGCTACGAGTCGGCCATCGCCAAGGCGTACTGCTCGGACATGGCCTTCGACGCGGCGAACGAGGCGATCCAGGTCCACGGCGGTTACGGCTACGTGGGCGAGTACCCGGTGGAAAAGCTCCTGCGCGACGTGAAGCTCAACCAGATCTACGAGGGCACGAACGAGATTCAGCGGGTGGTGATCAGCCGCAACCTGCTGAAGTAG
- a CDS encoding GNAT family N-acetyltransferase, which yields MAAPTLTLRPVVPADRQALARVAYETAYFGESAARFFPSRPLFAALWVAPYLTPGGGGLGFVAEREGGEVVGYILGSVDPRRYSLALAGQVPGLLGRLVTGRLPGAWPSLRYLLRSTLYGVPHPPADLYPAHLHLNLLASARGLGAGGALLDAYLSELRARRVPGVQLSTTRRNVAALHLYERRGFRVWAARRTPLWTPWTGQAEEQVTMALDLTRGRA from the coding sequence ATGGCCGCCCCCACCCTCACCCTGCGCCCGGTGGTGCCCGCCGACCGGCAGGCGCTGGCCCGCGTCGCTTACGAGACGGCCTACTTCGGGGAGAGTGCCGCGCGCTTTTTCCCCTCGCGCCCGCTCTTCGCCGCCCTGTGGGTCGCGCCGTATCTCACGCCGGGAGGGGGCGGCCTCGGCTTCGTGGCCGAGCGGGAGGGGGGCGAGGTCGTCGGGTACATCCTGGGGAGCGTGGACCCGAGACGGTATTCGCTGGCCCTCGCCGGGCAGGTGCCGGGGCTGCTCGGGCGGCTGGTGACGGGGCGGTTGCCGGGCGCATGGCCCTCGCTGCGCTACCTGCTGCGCTCGACGCTCTACGGGGTGCCGCATCCGCCCGCCGACCTCTACCCGGCCCACCTCCACCTCAACCTGCTCGCGTCGGCGCGGGGGCTGGGAGCGGGGGGGGCGCTCCTCGACGCCTACCTCTCCGAGCTGCGGGCGCGGCGGGTGCCCGGCGTCCAGCTCTCGACGACCCGGCGCAACGTCGCCGCCCTTCACCTGTACGAGCGGCGCGGCTTCCGGGTCTGGGCGGCGCGGCGCACACCGCTCTGGACGCCCTGGACCGGGCAGGCGGAGGAGCAGGTCACCATGGCCCTCGACCTCACGAGGGGGCGGGCGTGA
- a CDS encoding DedA family protein, whose product MTPELPAWLTALDPAWLNAATLGLMFVEGAGVPGIPGILPMLAQAALISAGATSYPEAVLWGALGNFLGSLAGYALGAEILERLPARWRERMETPRVRRLTAHAGPLLIVLSRSVGSLRTPVTWTARALGVRPAPFTLWALVGAVLHVGLWQYLLWKSGEAALRYVRRAEADLTPVLLLAALGAALWWGVRRLRGRREDGTGSPPA is encoded by the coding sequence GTGACGCCCGAGCTGCCCGCGTGGCTCACGGCGCTCGACCCGGCGTGGTTGAACGCGGCGACCCTGGGGCTGATGTTCGTGGAGGGGGCGGGGGTGCCCGGCATTCCCGGCATCCTGCCCATGTTGGCGCAGGCGGCCCTGATCAGCGCGGGGGCCACGAGCTACCCCGAGGCGGTGCTGTGGGGGGCGCTGGGCAACTTCCTGGGAAGCCTCGCGGGGTATGCACTCGGCGCAGAGATTCTGGAGCGGCTGCCCGCACGCTGGCGAGAGCGGATGGAGACCCCCCGGGTCCGGCGCCTGACCGCCCACGCCGGGCCGCTCCTGATCGTGCTCAGCCGCAGCGTCGGGTCGCTGCGCACGCCCGTGACGTGGACCGCCCGCGCCCTCGGCGTGCGCCCCGCTCCCTTCACCCTCTGGGCGCTCGTCGGGGCCGTGCTGCACGTCGGCCTCTGGCAGTACCTCCTGTGGAAGTCCGGGGAGGCCGCGCTGCGGTACGTCCGGCGGGCGGAGGCGGACTTGACACCTGTCCTGCTGCTCGCCGCCCTGGGTGCGGCGCTGTGGTGGGGAGTGCGGCGGCTGAGGGGCCGGAGGGAGGATGGGACCGGGAGCCCCCCGGCGTAG
- a CDS encoding MFS transporter, whose protein sequence is MSEPTAPSSRTQRLFYGWVVVAVTVLALLVAAGARSAPGVFLVPMEESLGLSRSTLSLSVSLGLLVFGLAAPLSGRLMDRFGPRRVATVGLVLVALSFALTTLSRSALGLHLTWGLLSGLGTGLVGSVLGATVATRWFVRRRGLVTGIFGAATSAGQLLFIPLLTGWAQHLGWTGGIWIVAAVALVLVPLVWWLLRDSPAQVGLRPDDDPVTAGAPAQTAPQPDARVMARAVRHRDFWLLAATFFVCGATSNGIIGTHFIAYCGDLGLTPGFAAGMLAVMGAFNFVGTLASGYFTDRVDPRFLLGMYYAFRGVSLALLPFVPPGYSLTLFAVLFGLDYIATVPPTIALTADTFGRANVGTVYGWIFCSHQVGAALASWLGGVSRDALGSYSAAMIAAAILAGAAAVLALGVTAPARRVQATR, encoded by the coding sequence GTGAGCGAGCCGACCGCCCCGAGTTCCCGAACACAGAGGCTCTTTTACGGCTGGGTGGTGGTGGCGGTGACGGTGCTGGCCCTGCTGGTCGCGGCGGGGGCACGCTCGGCGCCCGGCGTGTTTCTGGTGCCGATGGAGGAGTCGCTGGGCCTGAGCCGTTCCACGCTGTCTCTGTCCGTCAGCCTGGGCCTGCTCGTCTTCGGACTCGCCGCTCCCCTCTCGGGCCGCCTGATGGACCGCTTCGGGCCGCGCCGGGTCGCCACCGTGGGCCTCGTGCTCGTGGCGCTGAGCTTCGCGCTGACCACCCTCTCGCGCTCGGCCCTGGGGCTGCACCTGACCTGGGGGCTGCTGAGCGGCCTGGGCACGGGGCTGGTCGGCAGCGTCCTGGGGGCGACCGTGGCGACCCGCTGGTTCGTGCGGCGCCGCGGGCTCGTGACGGGCATCTTCGGCGCGGCGACGAGCGCGGGGCAACTGCTGTTCATCCCCCTGCTCACGGGCTGGGCGCAGCATCTGGGCTGGACGGGCGGCATCTGGATCGTCGCGGCGGTGGCGCTCGTGCTCGTCCCCCTGGTGTGGTGGCTGCTGCGCGACAGCCCGGCGCAGGTGGGGCTCAGGCCCGACGACGACCCGGTGACGGCGGGCGCCCCGGCCCAGACCGCCCCACAACCCGACGCCCGGGTGATGGCGCGGGCGGTGCGGCACCGCGATTTCTGGCTGCTGGCGGCGACCTTCTTCGTCTGCGGGGCGACGAGCAACGGGATCATCGGCACGCACTTTATCGCGTACTGCGGGGACTTGGGCCTGACGCCGGGCTTCGCGGCGGGGATGCTGGCGGTGATGGGGGCCTTCAACTTCGTGGGCACGCTCGCCAGCGGGTACTTCACCGACCGGGTGGACCCGCGCTTCCTGCTGGGGATGTACTACGCCTTCCGGGGGGTCAGCCTCGCGCTCCTGCCCTTCGTGCCGCCGGGCTACAGCCTGACCCTCTTCGCGGTGCTCTTCGGCCTCGACTACATCGCCACCGTGCCGCCCACCATCGCGCTGACCGCCGACACCTTCGGGCGGGCGAACGTGGGCACCGTGTACGGCTGGATTTTCTGCTCCCATCAGGTCGGCGCGGCGCTGGCCTCGTGGCTGGGCGGCGTCAGCCGGGACGCCCTGGGGAGCTACAGCGCGGCGATGATCGCGGCGGCGATCTTGGCGGGGGCGGCGGCGGTGCTGGCGCTGGGGGTGACGGCGCCCGCGCGGCGGGTCCAGGCGACCCGGTAA
- a CDS encoding GrpB family protein, giving the protein MTLGLKRGIVELRPSSENYPTLFEEERARVQQALGSLVLDIQHVGSTSVPGLAGKPILDLTVAVQYVAQMYACVRPLQQLGYTSFGDREGWGEYFFAKGTDDARTHYVHLLPLSHRKWSEYLIFRDVLRQRPDLRDEYQQMKTVLAQQHSGSRTEYTARKGLFVQRVLADFGSLLPRSK; this is encoded by the coding sequence ATGACACTCGGACTCAAGCGGGGGATCGTCGAGCTGCGCCCTTCGTCGGAGAACTATCCCACCCTTTTTGAAGAAGAACGCGCCAGGGTGCAGCAAGCTCTCGGTTCCCTTGTCCTCGATATTCAACATGTGGGAAGCACGAGTGTTCCGGGTCTTGCAGGCAAACCTATCCTTGACCTCACTGTAGCTGTGCAATATGTAGCCCAAATGTATGCTTGCGTCCGTCCTCTACAACAACTCGGATATACGTCCTTCGGTGATAGGGAAGGCTGGGGAGAGTATTTCTTCGCTAAGGGTACGGACGACGCACGCACACATTACGTGCATCTCCTGCCTCTCAGCCACCGGAAATGGAGTGAATACCTGATTTTTCGTGATGTCTTACGACAGCGCCCTGACCTACGCGACGAGTACCAGCAAATGAAAACGGTGCTTGCTCAGCAGCACTCGGGAAGCCGTACAGAGTACACAGCCCGAAAAGGGTTATTTGTGCAGCGCGTTCTTGCCGATTTTGGTTCCCTCCTGCCTCGCTCAAAGTGA
- a CDS encoding lipid II:glycine glycyltransferase FemX, whose product MRLTLAPATDARVYDDAVRSLPLTSALQGWGYGEARRVLGQVPVRYLIQRSGQTVGAVQLLRKRLVPGLSTLYAPRGPALESLDLLPAFAEAVRKVARAGDALLKVEPPSPVPADDSVPVPETFGPLRRAESEQPEHTILADLTRPEDELFAGLHSMARRNVRAAQKLGVVAGRDDDFEAFWDIFTATNERARLGAFPRAYYETMLREGGAYGGEAYIVLSRYEGKALAGGFFLAMGTGTSYLFGGSVRDDRTQPDGTPYKDAKAPDAFYWNAMLDAKRRGYTLFDFWGIPRRLDEDKHSFGVFKMKLKFSEHRVWYPAYDLNLNAAAPAIVKALRWRKTQNNLRKRGSAEDVL is encoded by the coding sequence ATGCGCCTGACCCTCGCCCCGGCCACCGATGCCCGCGTCTACGACGACGCGGTGCGCTCGCTTCCCCTCACCTCCGCCCTGCAAGGCTGGGGGTACGGGGAGGCGCGGCGGGTGCTCGGTCAGGTGCCCGTTCGCTACCTGATCCAGCGCAGCGGGCAGACGGTCGGTGCCGTGCAACTCCTGCGCAAGCGGCTCGTGCCTGGGCTCAGCACCCTCTACGCCCCGCGCGGCCCGGCGCTGGAGTCGCTCGACCTCCTGCCCGCCTTCGCCGAGGCGGTGCGCAAGGTCGCCCGCGCAGGCGACGCCCTCCTCAAGGTCGAGCCGCCCTCGCCCGTCCCCGCCGACGACTCGGTGCCCGTCCCGGAAACGTTCGGACCGCTGCGCCGCGCCGAGTCCGAGCAGCCCGAGCACACCATCCTCGCCGACCTCACCCGCCCCGAGGACGAGCTGTTCGCCGGCCTGCACTCGATGGCCCGCCGCAACGTCCGCGCCGCGCAGAAGCTGGGCGTGGTGGCGGGCCGCGACGACGACTTCGAGGCGTTCTGGGACATCTTCACGGCGACGAACGAGCGGGCCAGGCTCGGCGCCTTTCCCCGCGCCTACTACGAGACGATGCTGCGGGAGGGGGGCGCGTACGGCGGCGAGGCCTACATCGTCCTCTCGCGGTACGAGGGGAAAGCGCTCGCCGGAGGCTTTTTCCTGGCGATGGGCACGGGCACCTCTTACCTCTTCGGCGGCAGCGTGAGGGATGACCGGACCCAGCCGGACGGCACGCCCTACAAGGACGCCAAGGCGCCCGACGCCTTCTACTGGAACGCGATGCTGGACGCCAAACGGCGGGGCTACACCCTCTTCGACTTCTGGGGTATTCCCCGCAGGCTGGACGAGGACAAGCATTCCTTCGGCGTCTTCAAGATGAAGCTCAAGTTCTCCGAGCACCGCGTCTGGTATCCGGCCTACGACCTGAATCTCAACGCCGCCGCCCCCGCCATCGTGAAAGCGCTGCGCTGGCGCAAGACACAGAACAATCTCAGGAAGCGGGGGAGTGCGGAGGACGTGTTGTAG
- a CDS encoding peptidylprolyl isomerase — translation MKQSILTLALLLGGAALAQTTPPAPTQTAPAPAPTQAAPAQTTPAQTTPAAPARTAPAQGTAAPAANAQAVVAVVGSERFTLGDYEKAFRVAVARVLNSQGVPFTTDILPEFAEARGEFLKQYARDRAVYQLARRDTKVTPAQIDEQLAEAKKGFDSDAEFTEALKATGYDSEAELRADLERQTVVSAYLEGIKTRLRFGDALVTSFYNLNKQSFNRPAQACVRHILVKTQAEAQTVLRDLGAGADFAKLAQERSQDPGSAAEGGDLGCIAPGDTVAAFDKAAFSGPLNQPQIAQTEYGWHVLLVTQRNAAGLAPLAEVAPTIREQLARDAAQKYLDAQLLRLNIQTTPALVAAPTPATGSPTPSNTTSK, via the coding sequence ATGAAACAAAGCATCCTGACGCTCGCCCTGCTGCTCGGCGGCGCGGCCCTGGCCCAGACCACCCCGCCCGCCCCCACGCAGACGGCCCCGGCTCCCGCGCCGACCCAGGCAGCTCCGGCGCAGACCACTCCGGCTCAGACCACGCCTGCCGCTCCGGCCCGGACCGCGCCCGCGCAGGGCACGGCGGCCCCCGCCGCGAATGCCCAGGCGGTCGTCGCGGTGGTGGGCAGCGAGAGATTTACGCTGGGCGACTACGAAAAGGCCTTCCGGGTGGCGGTGGCGCGGGTGCTGAACTCGCAGGGGGTGCCCTTCACGACCGACATCCTGCCCGAGTTCGCCGAGGCGCGCGGGGAATTCCTGAAGCAGTACGCCCGCGACCGGGCCGTGTACCAGCTCGCCCGCCGGGACACCAAGGTCACCCCCGCCCAGATCGACGAGCAGCTCGCCGAGGCGAAGAAGGGCTTTGACTCCGACGCCGAATTCACCGAGGCCCTGAAGGCGACGGGCTACGACAGCGAGGCCGAGCTGCGCGCGGACCTGGAGCGGCAGACCGTCGTCTCCGCGTACCTGGAGGGCATCAAGACCCGCCTCCGGTTCGGGGACGCCCTCGTCACGAGCTTTTACAACCTGAACAAACAGTCGTTCAACCGCCCGGCGCAGGCCTGCGTGCGCCACATCCTCGTCAAGACCCAGGCCGAGGCCCAGACCGTCCTGAGGGACCTGGGGGCGGGGGCGGACTTCGCCAAGCTCGCGCAGGAACGCAGCCAGGACCCCGGCAGCGCGGCGGAGGGCGGTGACCTCGGCTGCATCGCGCCCGGCGACACGGTGGCGGCCTTCGACAAGGCGGCCTTCAGCGGCCCCCTGAATCAGCCCCAGATCGCGCAGACCGAGTACGGCTGGCACGTCCTCCTCGTCACGCAGCGCAACGCGGCGGGCCTCGCTCCCCTCGCGGAGGTCGCCCCCACCATCCGCGAGCAGCTCGCCCGCGACGCCGCCCAGAAGTACCTCGACGCCCAGCTCCTGCGCCTGAACATCCAGACGACCCCGGCGCTCGTCGCCGCGCCCACCCCCGCGACGGGCTCCCCCACCCCCAGCAACACGACGAGCAAGTAA